In Microbacterium sp. 1.5R, the following are encoded in one genomic region:
- a CDS encoding O-methyltransferase, translated as MESTPAAWSNADAYLADLLVGHDPQLEAALAAQHDAGLPEIEVAPVGGKLLNLLARISGARRVLEIGTLGGYSTIWLARAVGPEGRVITVEAEADNAAVARASIDAAGVGDRVDIRIGRGADVLPTLVGGFDLVFIDADKESNTVYLDWAAKLGRPGTVIVLDNIGREGEIVRDDATDPKVVGTRDALRMLGEDPRFDATALQTVGVKGWDGVALAVVV; from the coding sequence ATGGAATCCACTCCCGCCGCCTGGTCGAATGCCGACGCCTATCTCGCTGATCTCCTCGTCGGCCATGATCCGCAGCTGGAGGCGGCGCTGGCCGCTCAGCACGATGCCGGTCTTCCCGAGATCGAGGTCGCGCCGGTCGGCGGCAAGCTCCTCAACCTCCTGGCCCGCATCAGCGGCGCTCGCCGCGTGCTGGAGATCGGAACGCTCGGCGGCTACTCGACGATCTGGCTCGCACGGGCGGTGGGTCCCGAGGGGCGGGTGATCACCGTCGAGGCCGAAGCGGACAACGCCGCCGTGGCCCGCGCGAGCATCGATGCCGCCGGCGTCGGAGACCGCGTCGACATCCGGATCGGCCGAGGTGCCGACGTGCTCCCCACGCTGGTCGGCGGCTTCGACCTGGTCTTCATCGACGCCGACAAGGAGTCGAACACGGTCTACCTCGACTGGGCCGCGAAGCTGGGCCGTCCCGGAACCGTGATCGTGCTCGACAACATCGGACGGGAGGGTGAGATCGTGCGCGACGATGCGACCGACCCCAAGGTCGTCGGCACCAGGGATGCACTGCGGATGCTGGGCGAGGACCCGCGCTTCGACGCCACCGCGCTGCAGACGGTCGGTGTCAAAGGCTGGGACGGCGTCGCGCTCGCTGTCGTCGTGTGA
- a CDS encoding DUF501 domain-containing protein, with translation MTTPPFPAPTTAELAVVSAQLGRTARGVVGIAARCVCGNPTVVATTPRLPDGTPFPTFYYLTHPAATAAMSTLEAAQVMPELAALLAEDDGVAAAYLAAHEAYLADRAQFGEVTEIDGISAGGMPTRVKCLHALAGHALAAGPGVNPIGDVALERSTWSPEKCRCDAPGAALRDVEASTE, from the coding sequence GTGACCACGCCGCCATTCCCCGCCCCCACGACCGCCGAACTCGCCGTGGTGTCGGCCCAGTTGGGGAGAACCGCTCGCGGCGTCGTCGGCATCGCAGCCCGTTGCGTCTGCGGCAACCCCACGGTCGTCGCCACCACGCCGAGGCTGCCGGACGGAACGCCGTTCCCCACCTTCTACTACCTCACCCACCCTGCCGCGACTGCGGCCATGTCGACTCTCGAGGCCGCGCAGGTCATGCCGGAGCTCGCGGCGCTCCTCGCCGAGGACGACGGGGTCGCGGCGGCCTACCTCGCGGCGCACGAGGCCTACCTCGCCGACCGTGCGCAGTTCGGCGAGGTCACCGAGATCGACGGCATCTCGGCCGGCGGCATGCCCACGCGCGTCAAGTGCCTGCACGCTCTGGCCGGTCACGCTCTCGCGGCCGGCCCCGGCGTGAACCCGATCGGCGACGTGGCGCTCGAGCGTTCGACGTGGTCTCCCGAGAAGTGCCGGTGCGACGCCCCGGGCGCGGCGCTGCGCGACGTCGAGGCGTCGACCGAATGA
- a CDS encoding CPBP family intramembrane glutamic endopeptidase, with protein sequence MTRIRAASVVLFVALACGLAWLVALPLWLGDGLAEPSTWFLLPVMMLTPALAALVVTFALRVPAPGERLRFLGIWPLRPARRVVWLMVAGWLVPPVLVALGIVVAAAFGWVQLDPTFSAFSAEIARSLPAGAPMPPIELIVISQIVMIPVGALINSVLAFGEELGWRGWLVPALRPLGTWPALLISGAIWGFWHSPVILLGYNFGRTDITGVLFMIGGCMAWGVLLGWLRLRSASVWPAVLAHGSLNAAAGLVLIFAASQPDLALAGPLGVAGWIVAAAVIAALALTGQFRRQPELAGAPGRLLSAPRAGRGPQPS encoded by the coding sequence ATGACCCGCATCAGAGCCGCATCCGTCGTCCTCTTCGTCGCGCTCGCGTGCGGGCTCGCCTGGCTCGTCGCCCTGCCGCTGTGGCTGGGCGACGGCCTCGCCGAGCCCAGCACCTGGTTCCTGCTGCCCGTGATGATGCTGACCCCCGCGCTCGCCGCGCTCGTGGTCACCTTCGCCCTGCGTGTGCCGGCACCGGGGGAGCGACTCCGCTTCCTGGGCATCTGGCCCCTGCGCCCGGCCAGGCGGGTCGTCTGGCTGATGGTGGCGGGCTGGCTCGTCCCTCCGGTTCTCGTCGCGCTCGGCATCGTGGTCGCGGCGGCCTTCGGATGGGTGCAGCTCGACCCGACGTTCTCGGCGTTCTCCGCTGAGATCGCGAGGTCGCTGCCCGCCGGTGCGCCGATGCCCCCGATCGAGCTCATCGTGATCTCGCAGATCGTGATGATCCCTGTCGGCGCCCTGATCAACAGTGTGCTGGCGTTCGGCGAAGAACTCGGCTGGCGCGGGTGGCTCGTCCCGGCCCTGCGACCGCTCGGCACGTGGCCGGCACTCCTCATCAGCGGAGCGATCTGGGGCTTCTGGCACAGCCCGGTGATCCTGCTGGGCTACAACTTCGGGCGCACCGACATCACCGGCGTGCTGTTCATGATCGGCGGCTGCATGGCCTGGGGTGTGCTGCTGGGCTGGCTGCGTCTGCGCTCCGCATCGGTCTGGCCCGCCGTCCTCGCGCACGGCTCGCTGAACGCGGCCGCCGGACTCGTCCTCATCTTCGCCGCATCGCAGCCCGATCTCGCACTCGCCGGACCTCTCGGCGTCGCGGGATGGATCGTCGCGGCGGCGGTGATCGCCGCATTGGCCCTCACGGGCCAGTTCCGTCGTCAGCCCGAGCTCGCGGGCGCGCCCGGGCGGCTGCTGTCCGCTCCCCGAGCCGGGAGGGGTCCGCAACCCTCTTGA
- a CDS encoding S8 family serine peptidase, protein MRPQRMLRNGVAVATIVASVLLLGAAATPPPVPDDPADPVRAAEYWLDGAGIRDAWQTTRGDGVTIAVIDTGIAKVPGVFDGAVVGGTDVSGTGTPDGRTPVGAIDGNHGSWVASLAAGRGAADGKGMIGVAPEADLLSISVGFGAAAAVPFTEQVAKAMRWAVDHGADIINLSFTTNTLDWDKSWDDAFLYAFENDVVVVVAAGNRGSGTDIIGAPATIPGVLTVGGVDQTGTASIEASTQGITIGIAAPSEGLRGVSADGTVVPWSGTSGAAPIVAGIAALVRSAHPELDAANVINRIIKTAIEVPGMADPPDPLYGYGLVDAEAAISGDVPKVSENPMGDLAEWVRLFRRAETVPQPEPTAAPVEVPPLPDADAPTEAGSPLLPSAESLRYGTLPLIALTVPGILIALGVTAAARRIRSARARTPHS, encoded by the coding sequence ATGAGGCCGCAGCGGATGCTGCGCAACGGCGTCGCGGTGGCGACGATCGTGGCATCCGTCCTGCTCCTCGGCGCAGCGGCGACGCCGCCGCCGGTGCCTGATGATCCTGCCGATCCGGTGCGCGCCGCCGAATACTGGCTCGATGGCGCCGGGATCCGAGACGCCTGGCAGACCACCCGCGGCGACGGAGTGACCATCGCCGTCATCGACACCGGGATCGCCAAGGTCCCGGGAGTGTTCGACGGGGCCGTCGTCGGCGGCACGGACGTGTCCGGCACCGGGACACCCGACGGGCGCACCCCGGTGGGTGCCATCGACGGCAATCACGGCTCGTGGGTCGCATCCCTCGCCGCCGGGCGCGGCGCGGCCGACGGCAAGGGCATGATCGGCGTTGCCCCCGAAGCCGATCTGCTCTCGATCTCCGTGGGGTTCGGCGCAGCTGCCGCCGTGCCGTTCACCGAGCAGGTGGCGAAGGCGATGCGCTGGGCGGTCGATCACGGGGCGGACATCATCAACCTCTCGTTCACCACGAACACGCTGGACTGGGACAAGAGTTGGGACGACGCGTTCCTCTACGCCTTCGAGAACGACGTCGTGGTCGTGGTCGCGGCGGGCAATCGGGGGAGCGGCACCGACATCATCGGCGCCCCCGCGACGATCCCCGGCGTGCTCACGGTCGGCGGAGTCGATCAGACGGGCACGGCGAGCATCGAGGCCTCGACGCAGGGGATCACCATCGGCATCGCGGCACCCAGCGAGGGCCTGCGCGGCGTCTCGGCGGACGGCACGGTCGTGCCCTGGAGCGGCACCAGCGGTGCGGCGCCCATCGTCGCGGGCATCGCGGCCCTCGTCCGGTCCGCGCATCCCGAGCTCGATGCCGCCAACGTCATCAACCGCATCATCAAGACGGCGATCGAGGTCCCCGGCATGGCGGATCCTCCCGACCCCCTCTACGGCTACGGTCTGGTGGATGCCGAGGCGGCGATCAGCGGGGACGTGCCCAAGGTCTCCGAGAACCCCATGGGAGACCTCGCCGAGTGGGTCCGCCTGTTCCGTCGGGCGGAGACCGTCCCGCAGCCGGAACCCACCGCCGCGCCGGTCGAGGTCCCGCCTCTGCCGGATGCGGACGCGCCGACGGAAGCCGGTTCACCGCTGCTTCCCAGCGCTGAATCGCTGCGCTACGGTACCCTGCCGCTCATCGCGCTCACAGTCCCTGGTATCCTGATAGCGCTTGGCGTCACCGCAGCTGCCCGGCGCATCCGATCGGCGCGCGCACGCACGCCACATTCCTGA
- the eno gene encoding phosphopyruvate hydratase — protein MALIEAVGAREILDSRGNPTVEVEVLLDDGVVQRAAVPSGASTGAFEAYELRDGDKSRYGGKGVLKAVDAIIDELGPALEGIEASEQRIVDEILIETDGTENKQRTGANAILGVSLAVAKAAADSADLPLFRYLGGPNAHVLPVPLFNVINGGEHADNGIDMQEFFLAPIGAETYSEALRWGVETYHVLRGELKAAGYATGLGDEGGFAPDLPSNREGLDFLVKAIEKAGFKPGTEIALGLDVAATEFFSDGVYRLDNKDWTGPELIEYYQGLVNDFPIVTIEDALAEDDWDNWKLLTDALGSKVQLVGDDLFVTNPTRLADGIKRGVANSLLVKVNQIGTLTETFDAVSLAQRSGYTAMLSHRSGETEDTTIADLVVATNAGQIKAGAPARSERVAKYNQLLRIEEELGDAAVFAGRSAFPRYQG, from the coding sequence GTGGCACTGATCGAGGCTGTAGGCGCACGCGAGATTCTCGACTCGCGCGGAAACCCGACCGTTGAGGTGGAGGTGCTCCTCGACGACGGCGTAGTCCAGCGGGCAGCCGTCCCGTCGGGTGCATCCACCGGCGCATTCGAGGCGTACGAGCTGCGCGACGGCGACAAGAGCCGTTATGGCGGCAAGGGCGTGCTCAAGGCCGTCGACGCCATCATCGACGAGCTCGGACCGGCGCTCGAGGGCATCGAGGCGAGCGAGCAGCGCATCGTCGACGAGATCCTGATCGAGACCGACGGCACCGAGAACAAGCAGCGTACCGGCGCCAACGCGATCCTCGGCGTCAGCCTCGCCGTCGCGAAGGCCGCGGCCGACTCGGCCGATCTGCCCCTGTTCCGCTACCTGGGCGGCCCCAACGCGCACGTGCTGCCCGTGCCGCTCTTCAACGTGATCAACGGCGGCGAGCACGCCGACAACGGCATCGACATGCAGGAGTTCTTCCTCGCGCCGATCGGCGCCGAGACGTACTCCGAGGCGCTCCGCTGGGGTGTCGAGACCTACCACGTGCTGCGCGGCGAGCTGAAGGCCGCCGGCTACGCGACGGGCCTCGGCGACGAGGGCGGCTTCGCCCCCGACCTGCCCAGCAACCGCGAGGGTCTCGACTTCCTCGTCAAGGCGATCGAGAAGGCCGGCTTCAAGCCGGGCACCGAGATCGCGCTCGGCCTCGACGTCGCAGCGACCGAGTTCTTCAGCGACGGCGTGTACCGCCTCGACAACAAGGACTGGACCGGCCCCGAGCTGATCGAGTACTACCAGGGTCTGGTCAACGACTTCCCGATCGTCACGATCGAGGACGCCCTCGCCGAGGACGACTGGGACAACTGGAAGCTCCTCACCGACGCTCTCGGCTCGAAGGTCCAGCTCGTCGGAGACGACCTGTTCGTCACCAACCCGACGCGTCTGGCTGACGGCATCAAGCGCGGCGTCGCCAACTCGCTGCTCGTGAAGGTCAACCAGATCGGAACGCTCACCGAGACGTTCGACGCGGTCAGCCTGGCGCAGCGCTCGGGTTACACCGCCATGCTGTCGCACCGCTCGGGTGAGACCGAGGACACGACGATCGCCGACCTCGTGGTCGCGACGAACGCGGGTCAGATCAAGGCGGGTGCGCCTGCTCGCAGCGAGCGCGTCGCGAAGTACAATCAGCTTCTGCGCATCGAGGAAGAGCTGGGCGACGCGGCTGTCTTCGCCGGCCGCTCCGCGTTCCCGCGCTACCAGGGCTGA
- a CDS encoding DUF1648 domain-containing protein has translation MTPEIRRARTAFWWVGVIVPAALIVLAAVIVLAWLPDIPDPAAIHWGLDGADGFAPRWTPLVMLIGLGGGIVAMFAIIVLVSHRLPPRGSGGPLPQSQWSTTARLLGAAGLAMAGLMSMLAITTTGSQRGLSDANEAPDITLWVPVIVAIAAGLGVIGWFAQPKVPVASVASADPAAPLPLADHERAVWMKTVNVARSGQVVLGISVFFTVAVSVLLLARGIAAGWIVAGITVVLVIVVATGLSFRVRASTAGLRVRSVAGWPRLEIAAADIASARAVQVDPFAEFGGWGYRIGTDGRRGFVLRTGEALEITRTDGRVFVVTVDDASTAASVLASAASR, from the coding sequence ATGACCCCCGAGATCCGCCGCGCCCGCACCGCCTTCTGGTGGGTCGGGGTCATCGTCCCCGCCGCTCTGATCGTGCTCGCCGCCGTCATCGTCCTGGCGTGGCTGCCCGACATCCCCGATCCTGCGGCGATCCACTGGGGCCTCGACGGGGCCGATGGCTTCGCGCCGCGGTGGACGCCACTGGTCATGCTGATCGGCCTGGGCGGAGGGATCGTGGCGATGTTCGCGATCATCGTCCTGGTCTCGCACAGGCTGCCCCCACGGGGCTCGGGCGGGCCGCTTCCTCAGTCGCAGTGGTCGACGACCGCCCGTCTGCTCGGAGCGGCCGGCCTCGCGATGGCGGGCCTGATGTCCATGCTCGCGATCACGACGACCGGCTCCCAGCGAGGGCTCTCCGATGCGAACGAGGCGCCCGACATCACCCTCTGGGTCCCGGTCATCGTCGCGATCGCCGCCGGCCTCGGGGTGATCGGATGGTTCGCGCAGCCGAAGGTGCCCGTCGCGTCCGTCGCGTCCGCGGATCCGGCGGCACCTCTCCCTCTCGCCGACCACGAGCGCGCCGTGTGGATGAAGACCGTGAACGTGGCCCGCAGTGGCCAGGTCGTCCTCGGGATCAGCGTCTTCTTCACGGTCGCCGTGAGCGTGCTGCTGCTCGCCCGGGGCATCGCCGCCGGGTGGATCGTGGCGGGCATCACTGTGGTCCTCGTCATCGTCGTGGCGACGGGGCTGTCGTTCCGGGTGCGGGCGAGCACCGCTGGCCTTCGGGTGCGCTCCGTCGCCGGATGGCCGCGTCTCGAGATCGCCGCGGCCGACATCGCCAGCGCTCGCGCGGTGCAGGTCGACCCGTTCGCGGAGTTCGGCGGCTGGGGCTACCGAATCGGCACCGACGGGCGGCGCGGATTCGTGCTGCGCACCGGCGAGGCCCTCGAGATCACCCGCACAGACGGTCGCGTGTTCGTCGTCACCGTCGACGACGCCTCCACAGCGGCATCCGTCCTCGCTTCCGCAGCATCCCGATGA
- a CDS encoding FtsB family cell division protein, whose protein sequence is MARRPAPPSASPGATRPASAPPSPAQRTAGRTPRGAASRGAQDRRVDVREWASGIRLSAFSVIMLSLVVLGAWVLVPTLGTFIDQRQKISALEQSIQVSEDQIAALEKERERWNDPAYITTQARERLYYVKPGEVVYLIDNDLDPAALPQQQGPVSDTLEETPSDWMPQLLRTLTSAGLSDTAAVAR, encoded by the coding sequence GTGGCACGACGACCGGCTCCTCCTTCGGCGTCTCCGGGGGCGACCCGGCCCGCCTCAGCGCCGCCGTCGCCCGCACAGCGCACCGCGGGTCGGACGCCCCGGGGTGCGGCGAGCAGAGGCGCGCAGGACCGCAGGGTCGATGTGCGCGAGTGGGCCTCCGGCATCCGCCTGTCGGCCTTCTCGGTCATCATGCTGTCTCTCGTGGTCCTCGGCGCATGGGTGCTGGTGCCGACCCTCGGCACCTTCATCGATCAGAGGCAGAAGATCTCGGCTCTGGAGCAGTCGATCCAGGTCTCCGAAGACCAGATCGCCGCGCTCGAGAAAGAGCGTGAACGCTGGAACGACCCGGCGTACATCACCACCCAGGCGCGTGAGCGCCTGTATTACGTCAAGCCCGGCGAGGTCGTGTACCTGATCGACAACGACCTCGACCCCGCCGCGCTTCCGCAGCAGCAGGGCCCGGTCAGCGACACGCTCGAGGAGACGCCCTCCGACTGGATGCCGCAGCTCCTGCGCACTCTGACGTCCGCCGGACTCAGCGACACGGCCGCAGTCGCCCGCTGA